The following proteins are co-located in the Haloarcula marismortui ATCC 43049 genome:
- a CDS encoding ATP-dependent helicase, protein MGGRERLAATDPEFNPEAVDIDDAEVLDRLAPVVQEWWVEQFGEFVPGNGGFFTPPQKEAIPLIHERENALICAPTGSGKTLASFTGIINELFGKAREDELENSVYCLYVSPLKSLANDIHRNLGQPLDGITAKLDERGEDVEIRHAIRHGDTSDSERQAMLETTPHILNTTPETLAILLNSPKFKKKLETIEYVIVDEIHSLAENKRGTHLSVSLERLEEMVEEPPTRIGCSATVEPLDTVAEFLVGCEEPGGEPRDYEIVDTRFARDFDMELSCPADDLINTPRDIITERFYTQLHDHIQSHTNTLVFTNTRSGAERVLHNLREKFGDYDESNSGCHHGSLSKERRRDIEESLKEGSLDVVTTSTSLELGIDMPHIDLVVQVGSPKSVAALLQRIGRAGHQLGETVEGRVIALDRDELVECAVMLEKAERGFVDRVFIPENAQDVATQQIYGMAINDVRPEETFKSVLRRAYPYRDYDDGDWERLMRYMTADYPGMEDKNVYAKIWRDTNDAPDGEHHYEDYDVGEHLIGKRGRLARVIYMTNIGTIPDSFTCDVVTRSDDSWVGQLDESYLDTLEKGDVFVLGGNNFEYRYRRGSKVYVDRTAARPTVPSWFSERLPLSYDLGREILDFQGQLLDRLADGGMSEVRNWLRTFPVDENSVRAIARMFREQVAYAGPDSVATTDRLVIEETLDHDEYERHYHIHSNYGRRFNDGFSRLLAYHIAREASANVQVAVADNGFTLSMPLNRKVDIARIVRDLDPETAREDLRASLDGTDLLQRYFRINATRSLMILKRYKGYEKSASEQQVSSEMLLGFAEDLGDFAVVEETYREILEDKLNVDGIETILRAMQDGDVDVVRTRVDSPSPRAFGLATLMASDVVLAEDESAVLQEFHQRVLNEIDDGNGEDSAVATDD, encoded by the coding sequence ATGGGAGGACGCGAGCGTCTCGCAGCGACGGACCCGGAGTTCAACCCGGAGGCGGTCGACATCGACGACGCCGAGGTGCTTGACCGCCTCGCGCCCGTCGTTCAGGAGTGGTGGGTCGAGCAGTTCGGCGAGTTCGTCCCCGGTAACGGCGGCTTCTTCACGCCGCCACAGAAAGAGGCCATCCCGCTCATCCACGAGCGCGAGAACGCGCTCATCTGTGCGCCGACGGGGAGCGGCAAGACCCTCGCCTCCTTCACTGGCATCATCAATGAACTGTTCGGGAAGGCCCGCGAGGACGAACTGGAGAACTCCGTCTACTGTCTGTACGTCTCGCCGCTGAAGTCGCTGGCCAACGACATCCACCGGAACCTCGGACAGCCACTCGACGGTATCACTGCCAAACTCGATGAGCGTGGCGAGGACGTGGAGATACGGCACGCCATCCGCCACGGGGACACCAGTGACAGCGAGCGGCAGGCGATGCTCGAAACGACGCCCCACATCCTCAATACGACGCCGGAAACCCTCGCAATTCTGCTGAACTCCCCGAAGTTCAAAAAGAAACTCGAAACCATCGAGTACGTCATCGTCGACGAGATTCACAGCCTCGCAGAGAACAAGCGCGGGACCCACCTCTCGGTGTCGCTGGAGCGCCTAGAGGAGATGGTCGAGGAACCGCCGACGCGAATCGGCTGTTCGGCGACCGTCGAACCGCTCGACACCGTCGCGGAGTTTCTGGTCGGCTGTGAGGAGCCCGGCGGCGAGCCCCGCGACTACGAAATCGTCGACACGCGGTTTGCCCGCGACTTCGACATGGAACTGTCCTGTCCGGCCGACGACCTCATCAACACGCCGCGGGACATCATTACCGAGCGGTTCTACACCCAGCTCCACGACCACATCCAATCTCACACCAACACGCTCGTGTTCACGAACACGCGCTCGGGAGCCGAACGCGTCCTGCACAACCTCCGCGAAAAGTTCGGTGATTACGACGAGTCCAACTCCGGCTGTCACCACGGCTCGCTCTCGAAGGAGCGACGCCGCGACATCGAGGAGTCGCTGAAGGAGGGGTCACTCGATGTGGTGACGACCTCGACCAGCCTGGAACTGGGCATCGATATGCCTCATATCGACCTCGTCGTGCAGGTCGGCTCGCCCAAATCCGTGGCCGCGTTGCTCCAGCGCATCGGCCGCGCCGGCCACCAGCTCGGCGAAACTGTCGAAGGCCGGGTCATCGCACTGGACCGCGACGAACTCGTGGAGTGTGCGGTGATGCTCGAAAAGGCCGAACGGGGCTTTGTCGACCGCGTGTTCATCCCCGAGAACGCACAGGACGTGGCCACACAGCAGATATACGGCATGGCCATCAACGATGTCCGCCCCGAGGAGACGTTCAAAAGCGTCCTCCGTCGGGCCTACCCGTACCGGGACTACGACGACGGGGACTGGGAACGGCTGATGCGGTACATGACCGCCGACTACCCGGGAATGGAGGACAAGAACGTCTACGCCAAAATCTGGCGGGACACGAACGATGCGCCCGACGGCGAGCACCACTACGAGGACTACGACGTGGGTGAGCATCTCATCGGCAAGCGTGGACGGCTCGCACGCGTCATCTACATGACCAACATCGGAACGATTCCGGACTCGTTTACCTGTGACGTTGTCACCCGGAGCGACGACAGCTGGGTCGGCCAGCTGGACGAATCGTACCTGGACACGTTAGAGAAAGGCGACGTGTTCGTACTGGGTGGGAACAACTTCGAGTACCGCTACCGCCGCGGGTCGAAGGTGTACGTCGACCGGACCGCCGCCCGCCCGACGGTCCCGTCGTGGTTCTCCGAGCGCCTCCCGCTGTCGTACGACCTCGGCCGCGAGATACTCGACTTTCAGGGCCAACTGCTGGACCGACTGGCCGACGGCGGGATGTCGGAAGTCCGGAACTGGCTCCGGACGTTCCCCGTCGACGAGAACAGCGTCCGGGCCATCGCGCGGATGTTCCGCGAGCAGGTTGCCTACGCTGGACCTGATAGCGTCGCGACGACCGACCGCCTCGTCATCGAGGAGACGCTTGACCACGACGAGTACGAACGGCACTACCACATCCACTCGAACTACGGCCGGCGGTTCAACGACGGCTTTTCTCGGCTACTGGCGTATCACATCGCCCGGGAGGCAAGCGCGAACGTTCAGGTCGCCGTCGCCGACAACGGCTTCACGCTCTCGATGCCGCTGAACCGGAAGGTGGACATCGCGCGAATCGTCCGCGATTTGGACCCAGAAACAGCCCGCGAGGACCTGCGGGCCAGCCTCGACGGGACAGACCTCCTCCAGCGATACTTCCGCATCAACGCCACGCGGTCCCTGATGATACTCAAACGCTACAAGGGCTACGAGAAATCGGCCAGCGAACAGCAGGTCTCCTCGGAGATGCTGCTCGGGTTCGCCGAGGACCTTGGCGATTTCGCCGTCGTCGAAGAGACATACCGCGAGATTCTGGAGGATAAGCTCAACGTCGACGGCATTGAGACTATCCTGCGTGCGATGCAGGACGGCGACGTGGACGTGGTCCGGACCCGCGTCGACTCGCCGTCGCCACGCGCCTTCGGCCTCGCAACGCTGATGGCCAGCGACGTGGTCCTCGCTGAGGACGAGTCGGCCGTCCTGCAGGAGTTCCACCAGCGCGTGCTAAACGAGATTGACGACGGAAACGGCGAAGACAGCGCCGTCGCCACTGACGACTGA